A part of Vulpes lagopus strain Blue_001 chromosome 4, ASM1834538v1, whole genome shotgun sequence genomic DNA contains:
- the C4H4orf19 gene encoding uncharacterized protein C4orf19 homolog, producing the protein MGCRCCKMIQSYLLDPVQVASPGCVNEVNSCKVDEAGPGKARGKRSCEAPVHKEEPSEAPRGAGSALNGVGPASAPQRGPRAQGSVRRARPEPRVAGAADPGAGGPAAEEPEPAPAPAPRLPPPDYPAPQGCAGRPGGAGRGHPPAGGRGLRTPEPPGASRDAPSEPAATDVRRLYLQDAGPAPGAAPGAAPAAGSTGRWEDAPEDAAVAEALAALEAATAGEDVDEAD; encoded by the exons ATGGGGTGCAGATGCTGTAAAATGATACAAAG CTATCTCCTTGATCCGGTGCAAGTGGCCTCCCCCGGCTGCGTCAACGAGGTGAACAGCTGCAAGGTGGACGAGGCGGGCCCCGGCAAGGCGCGAGGCAAGCGGAGCTGCGAGGCGCCGGTGCACAAGGAGGAGCCGAGCGAGGCCCCGCGGGGGGCGGGCAGCGCCCTCAACGGCGTCGGCCCCGCCTCGGCCCCGCAGCGCGGCCCCCGGGCGCAGGGCAGCGTGCGGCGGGCCAGGCCGGAGCCCCGGGTCGCGGGCGCAGCGGaccccggggccggggggcctGCGGCGGAGGAGCCCgagcccgcgcccgcgcccgccccgcggctGCCGCCCCCGGACTACCCGGCCCCGCAGGGCTgcgcggggcgccccgggggcgcggggcgggggcacCCACCGGCCGGGGGGCGCGGCCTCCGCACGCCCGAGCCCCCCGGGGCCAGCCGGGACGCGCCGAGCGAGCCCGCGGCCACGGACGTCCGCAGGCTCTACCTGCAGGATGCGGGGCCCGCTCCGGGGGCCGCTCCGGGGGCCGCTCCGGCCGCGGGGTCCACAGGCCGCTGGGAGGACGCACCCGAGGACGCGGCGGTGGCGGAGGCGCTGGCGGCCCTCGAGGCGGCCACGGCGGGGGAGGACGTGGACGAGGCCGACtag